Sequence from the Pseudomonadota bacterium genome:
CATGGCGGCCGTCGCCCGCTGCTCAGCTTCGTCGAGCAGGTCGGCCAGCTTGACGTTGTCACCTTCCTTGGTCTTCAGAGGAGTGCCGTCCTTTCCGAGGATGGTTCCGAAAGCGACATGCTCGAGCTGCATGGGAAGCTTGAGCCTTGCAGCCAGCGCGAACAGCTGTCTGAAATGCTGTGCCTGGCGCTTGTCGACCACATAAAGCGCGCGTTGCGCGCGCAGCTCATCGCGCCGATGAAGCAGGGTGGCCACATCGGTTGTTGCGTAGTTGTAGGCTCCGTCCCGCTTGCGCACGATGAGCGGTACCCCGCTCTTGCGCAGCTCCGGCACGTCGTCGAAGAACACGCACACGGCGCCCTGGTCCATGCGCGCCACTCCGGAGGACAGCAGCTGCTCGACAACTGGCGCGAGCATCGGGTTGTAGAAGCTCTCCGGCAGCCAGCTGTCGAACCGCACATCGAGACGGTCGTAGATCCGGTCGAGCTCGGATCGGGTGATGGCGACGAAGTGCCGCCACATCGCCAGGTTATCGCTGTCGCCCGCTTGAAGCTTGGCGAGCTCGCCGCGTGCCTCTTCCGCAAACACCGGATCGGTCTTGGCACGCTCGCTTGCCAGCTTGTAGACGCGCTCGAGCTCGGCGAGGGGTGTTTCGGCGGACAGGGCGCTTGTTCGGAAGCGGCGCGCCCCGGCGATCAGGAGCCCAAACTGCGTGCCCCAGTCACCGAGGTGATTGTCGCCGACCACGCTGTGTCCCATGAAACGATGCAAGCGCACCAGCGCGTCGCCGATGATCGTCGAGCGAAGATGACCCACATGAGGCTGCTTGGCGATATTGGGGCTCGAGAAATCGATCACGATGCGCTGGGGTTCATGCACCGGATCGACCGCGTCGCGGGCGTGATCGAGGATGGCTTCGTTGAGCTGTCTGCCGATCCAGGCCGGCTTGAGCGTCAGGTTGATGAAGCCCGGTCCAGCGATCCGAACGTGCTCGAACGCAGCATGCCGGCCGAGCCTTTCGGCCACGGGTGCAGCCAACTGCCGCGGGG
This genomic interval carries:
- the argS gene encoding arginine--tRNA ligase; the protein is MRIELLLEHAAGEAIAHHFGLDAPALVRATQDPAHGDYQVNGILPLAKKLKRSPRQLAAPVAERLGRHAAFEHVRIAGPGFINLTLKPAWIGRQLNEAILDHARDAVDPVHEPQRIVIDFSSPNIAKQPHVGHLRSTIIGDALVRLHRFMGHSVVGDNHLGDWGTQFGLLIAGARRFRTSALSAETPLAELERVYKLASERAKTDPVFAEEARGELAKLQAGDSDNLAMWRHFVAITRSELDRIYDRLDVRFDSWLPESFYNPMLAPVVEQLLSSGVARMDQGAVCVFFDDVPELRKSGVPLIVRKRDGAYNYATTDVATLLHRRDELRAQRALYVVDKRQAQHFRQLFALAARLKLPMQLEHVAFGTILGKDGTPLKTKEGDNVKLADLLDEAEQRATAAMRGQRDQGLTLEDGEIASLAACVGIGAVKYSDLRQHRLSDYRFDWDKMISFKGNASPYLQYAHARIHSIFRKGGLEPAGFEAELSLRHPAEVTLSKQLLRFADAVHHATDASLPHVVGDHLYCLARAFSVFYEACPVLHAADRGTRLALSALAARQLRRGLELLGIRAPERM